Proteins encoded within one genomic window of Candidatus Giovannonibacteria bacterium:
- a CDS encoding uracil-DNA glycosylase: protein MDKNEALENLKKEMEADKSLPLYGTANLVFGEGSPDAEVMFIGEGPGFHEDRLVRPFVGQAGKLLDKLLASIGWPREAVYPHTKNFGVGVYITNILKRRPPENRDPLPKEIEAYKPYLTKQIEIINPKMIVALGRFAMAYFLPEAKISRDHGKVQKIDGRIIVSLYHPAAALRSTQVLKDLEADFKKLPELLKNDEGVKIEEKREATKQTSLF, encoded by the coding sequence ATGGATAAAAACGAAGCATTAGAGAATCTAAAAAAAGAAATGGAGGCGGATAAATCACTGCCGCTTTATGGGACGGCGAATTTGGTTTTTGGGGAGGGGAGCCCGGACGCGGAGGTAATGTTTATCGGCGAGGGGCCGGGGTTTCATGAGGACAGGTTGGTAAGGCCTTTCGTTGGGCAGGCGGGGAAATTGCTTGACAAACTACTTGCTAGTATTGGCTGGCCGCGAGAAGCCGTTTACCCCCACACAAAAAATTTTGGTGTGGGGGTGTATATCACCAACATTTTAAAAAGGCGTCCGCCGGAAAATAGAGACCCACTGCCGAAGGAGATTGAAGCGTATAAGCCGTATCTTACGAAGCAGATAGAAATAATAAATCCAAAAATGATAGTCGCGCTCGGGAGGTTTGCAATGGCCTACTTTTTGCCGGAGGCGAAAATTTCCAGAGACCACGGCAAGGTTCAGAAAATTGACGGACGGATTATTGTTTCTCTTTACCACCCCGCCGCCGCACTACGTTCAACGCAGGTTTTAAAAGATTTGGAAGCGGATTTTAAAAAATTGCCGGAGTTATTAAAAAATGATGAAGGTGTTAAGATAGAAGAGAAAAGAGAGGCGACCAAACAAACCTCTTTATTCTAA
- a CDS encoding HAD-IC family P-type ATPase — MKPLNKEVERMSFWALAAEEAASILQTDLQNGLSEKEIKNRVQIFGPNVIEKPRRAAGLAIFLNQFKSPLILILCFAGLTTLFIAHYRDAIFILAAVAVNAILGFYQEYKAEKALAELKTYLKERSRVVRSGVEREIDAGNLVPGDIIRLAQGDRVPADGRIASANDLQADEAILTGESLPVIKSADPAGRGAILPDQNSMVFAGTLITQGAGTAIVCRTDFFTELGKIASLVTESRSEETPLQTAIRRFSVRASILLGALTLLIFGAGIALGHSPLEMFLISVAIAVSAVPEGLPVALTVILAIGVERMAKKKGVIRKLVAAEALGSTTVILTDKTGTLTMAKMELSKILPAAGEEKKRLLELAILNTNVLIENPNDSVSEWRVSGKIMETALVQHAALRGVTMSEIKNKMQILGSMPFNAVNKFSAALVHERGKHFLVFLGAPDILISHSALGAGEQKEALERVNRLAASGEHVLGVALKKIGAEKDFDFSKDLKLTRLSFTGLITFSDPVRPGAKETIRRIERAGIKTIIVSGDHQGTAEAVAKEVGMQIDKENVLDASELASLSDADLKARLPKLRVISRVSPTDKVRILKAFQEAGEVVAMTGDGVNDAPSIKQADIGIAMGSGTEVARDVADLVLLDNNLETIAAAVAEGRQIMNNIRKVIVYLLSSAADELFLIGGALVLGIALPLNALQILWVNFFSDSFPAIAFAFEKDIDGLEVRARSAKAGIFDPLMKFLILFIGIVTSAFLFALYWILLRAGFPEELVKTFIFASFGSYSLFLAFSVRSLEKNIVAYPPLSNSYLVAGVSIGIALMLAAIYIAPLQRLFGTVALPPLWLLGVFLIGALNIAAVEFGKWLFRPKGL, encoded by the coding sequence ATGAAACCCTTAAACAAAGAAGTTGAACGGATGTCTTTTTGGGCGCTTGCGGCGGAGGAAGCCGCAAGCATTCTGCAAACAGATTTGCAAAACGGCCTCTCCGAAAAGGAAATTAAAAATCGCGTCCAAATATTCGGGCCGAACGTGATTGAAAAACCGCGCCGCGCCGCAGGCCTCGCCATTTTTTTAAACCAATTTAAAAGCCCTTTGATTTTAATTCTTTGTTTCGCCGGCCTGACGACGCTTTTTATAGCCCATTACCGCGACGCGATTTTTATTTTGGCGGCGGTAGCCGTAAACGCGATTTTAGGATTTTATCAGGAATATAAAGCTGAAAAAGCACTCGCGGAACTTAAAACTTATCTCAAAGAGCGCTCGCGGGTTGTGCGCAGCGGGGTGGAACGCGAAATTGACGCGGGAAATCTCGTGCCCGGCGACATCATCCGCCTTGCCCAAGGCGACCGCGTTCCGGCGGACGGGAGGATTGCTTCCGCGAACGACTTGCAAGCGGACGAAGCAATTCTTACCGGCGAATCGTTGCCGGTAATAAAATCTGCCGACCCGGCGGGGCGGGGCGCAATCCTCCCGGACCAGAATTCAATGGTGTTTGCCGGAACGCTTATCACTCAAGGGGCCGGCACCGCGATAGTATGCCGCACGGATTTTTTTACGGAACTCGGAAAAATCGCCTCGCTCGTAACTGAATCGCGGAGCGAAGAAACTCCCCTGCAGACAGCTATCAGGCGTTTCAGCGTGCGCGCCAGTATTTTACTTGGGGCGCTTACGCTCCTGATTTTCGGAGCGGGCATAGCGTTGGGACATTCGCCGCTGGAGATGTTTTTGATATCGGTTGCCATTGCCGTCTCGGCGGTGCCCGAGGGCTTGCCCGTTGCCCTTACCGTGATTCTGGCGATAGGGGTGGAACGCATGGCCAAGAAAAAAGGCGTCATCAGAAAATTGGTCGCCGCGGAAGCGCTGGGGAGCACAACAGTCATACTCACGGATAAAACGGGGACGCTGACCATGGCAAAAATGGAACTTAGCAAAATACTGCCTGCTGCAGGAGAAGAGAAAAAACGACTGCTTGAACTGGCAATTCTCAACACCAACGTGCTCATTGAAAATCCGAACGACTCCGTTTCGGAATGGCGGGTGAGCGGCAAGATAATGGAAACGGCTCTGGTGCAGCACGCGGCTCTGCGCGGAGTAACGATGAGCGAAATAAAAAATAAAATGCAGATTTTGGGTTCTATGCCGTTTAACGCCGTAAATAAATTCTCCGCCGCGCTGGTGCATGAACGCGGAAAGCATTTCTTGGTCTTTTTGGGCGCGCCGGATATTCTCATCAGCCACTCCGCTTTGGGCGCGGGGGAGCAAAAAGAGGCCCTGGAACGGGTAAACAGATTGGCCGCCTCCGGTGAGCATGTTTTGGGAGTGGCTCTTAAAAAAATTGGCGCGGAAAAAGATTTTGACTTTTCAAAAGATTTAAAATTAACCCGTCTTTCTTTCACGGGACTGATTACTTTCTCCGACCCAGTGCGGCCCGGCGCCAAAGAAACAATCCGCCGTATTGAGCGCGCCGGGATAAAAACAATTATCGTTAGCGGCGACCATCAGGGCACGGCGGAGGCGGTGGCAAAAGAAGTGGGCATGCAGATTGATAAAGAAAACGTTCTGGACGCGAGCGAACTGGCGTCTTTGTCCGACGCCGATTTAAAAGCGCGCCTGCCAAAGCTTCGCGTCATCTCGCGGGTATCGCCCACCGACAAAGTCAGAATCTTAAAAGCATTTCAAGAAGCGGGCGAAGTGGTGGCCATGACCGGAGACGGCGTAAACGACGCGCCATCAATAAAACAGGCGGATATAGGCATCGCCATGGGTTCAGGGACGGAAGTGGCGCGAGACGTGGCCGATTTGGTGCTCTTGGACAATAATTTAGAAACGATTGCCGCGGCGGTGGCGGAAGGACGCCAAATTATGAATAACATCCGCAAAGTTATTGTATATCTTCTCTCCAGCGCGGCCGATGAGCTGTTTCTCATAGGCGGAGCGCTGGTTCTGGGCATCGCGCTTCCGCTCAACGCCCTTCAGATTCTCTGGGTTAATTTTTTTTCAGACAGCTTTCCGGCGATCGCCTTCGCCTTTGAAAAGGATATTGACGGGCTTGAGGTTCGCGCGCGGAGCGCCAAAGCCGGCATTTTTGACCCGCTGATGAAATTTTTAATCCTCTTCATCGGCATTGTCACAAGCGCCTTTTTGTTCGCGCTTTACTGGATACTGCTCCGGGCCGGGTTCCCTGAAGAGCTTGTAAAAACATTTATCTTCGCAAGTTTCGGAAGCTACAGTCTATTTTTGGCGTTTTCCGTAAGAAGCCTGGAGAAAAACATTGTTGCTTATCCGCCGCTGTCCAATAGTTATTTGGTCGCCGGCGTTTCCATCGGCATTGCGCTGATGCTGGCGGCAATTTATATCGCGCCGCTGCAGCGGCTCTTTGGCACGGTTGCTCTGCCGCCGCTCTGGCTCTTGGGAGTTTTTCTCATCGGCGCGCTGAATATCGCTGCTGTTGAGTTTGGGAAATGGCTTTTCCGGCCGAAAGGACTATAG
- a CDS encoding VTT domain-containing protein, with translation MEFLAGWDLVSLIKTAGYAGLFVIVFAESGLFIGFFLPGDSLLFTAGFLASQGFLNVWPLALLMFLAAILGDNFGYSFGKKVGPAIFSCEDSWLFHRDHLERARIFYERHGAKTLVLARFLPIVRTFAPILAGVGRMHYPTFFFYNILGAALWALGITWLGYFLGATIPGVDKYLIPIILVIIVVSILPTLIHILRNRNYAQK, from the coding sequence ATGGAATTTCTAGCCGGCTGGGATTTGGTTTCGCTCATAAAAACTGCGGGATACGCGGGGCTTTTTGTAATCGTGTTCGCGGAGTCCGGGTTATTTATAGGTTTTTTTCTGCCGGGGGACTCGCTTCTTTTTACCGCCGGGTTTTTGGCCTCGCAGGGATTTTTGAACGTCTGGCCGCTTGCCCTGCTTATGTTTCTTGCGGCGATTTTGGGGGATAACTTCGGCTATTCTTTCGGCAAAAAAGTCGGGCCGGCGATTTTCAGCTGCGAAGATTCATGGCTTTTTCATAGAGACCATCTGGAGCGCGCGAGAATTTTTTACGAGCGGCATGGAGCGAAAACTTTAGTGCTCGCCCGTTTTTTGCCGATTGTCCGCACCTTCGCGCCGATTTTGGCTGGGGTCGGCAGGATGCATTATCCGACATTCTTTTTTTATAACATTTTGGGCGCCGCGCTTTGGGCCTTGGGCATAACTTGGCTCGGTTATTTTTTGGGCGCCACTATTCCGGGCGTGGATAAATATCTTATCCCGATAATTTTGGTAATAATTGTTGTTTCCATCCTGCCAACACTGATTCATATTTTAAGAAATAGAAATTACGCACAGAAATAA
- a CDS encoding DNA polymerase III, which translates to MANQEIAKILYEMAELYEMEGVLFKPQAYEKAALGVEALDREIREIYKEGGAGALLNIPGVGKGIAYHIETLLRGSKFAEYEKLKKKIPVNISELTAVEGVG; encoded by the coding sequence ATGGCCAATCAGGAAATCGCCAAAATTTTGTATGAGATGGCTGAACTCTATGAGATGGAGGGAGTTCTCTTCAAGCCGCAGGCGTATGAGAAAGCCGCGCTTGGCGTTGAAGCGCTGGACAGGGAAATAAGGGAGATTTATAAAGAAGGCGGCGCAGGCGCCTTGCTTAATATACCCGGAGTGGGCAAGGGCATCGCTTACCATATAGAAACGCTTCTTCGCGGGAGTAAATTTGCCGAATACGAAAAACTAAAGAAGAAAATTCCGGTGAATATTTCGGAACTTACGGCGGTTGAGGGCGTAGGG
- a CDS encoding class I SAM-dependent methyltransferase, translating to MKKFILFLPELIVFGLGFALFKFLIIGKKPLDPQKTWDLITKPGVFRKWVEDHYPPKMFRKFIISYYRHTLMYKSHSYGISKHYDISNEFYKLFLDKKYMFYSCADFIKSTESLEDAQENKANYLVNLIDPRPGEKILDLGCGWGSMLQKIYEVTGDKENLVGYTLSEEQTKYINEKYGFHVEFKDFITTKYQENSFDKIFSIGSWEHVRQKDLLLLSQKLRKAIKPNGRIVHHFFCQIDEVPCPNALAGGLSIFPGSELSSLQNHLNIFEKAGFRIVHHSIHDYRPTLRAWFERLAENKNRAIELVGLKNYNKYLYFFAGIWKLFDDHNLLIMRFVLEPNSIE from the coding sequence ATGAAAAAATTTATCTTATTTTTACCAGAGTTGATTGTTTTCGGTTTGGGCTTTGCTTTGTTTAAATTCTTGATTATAGGCAAAAAGCCGCTGGATCCGCAAAAAACCTGGGATTTAATTACAAAACCGGGCGTGTTTAGAAAATGGGTTGAGGATCATTATCCGCCAAAAATGTTTAGAAAATTTATCATCTCCTACTACCGGCATACTTTAATGTACAAAAGCCACTCTTATGGCATATCCAAACATTACGATATTTCTAACGAATTTTATAAACTCTTCCTTGATAAAAAATATATGTTTTACAGTTGCGCTGACTTTATAAAATCAACAGAGAGCCTCGAAGATGCCCAAGAAAATAAGGCCAATTATTTAGTTAATCTAATTGATCCGAGGCCTGGTGAAAAAATTTTAGATTTGGGGTGCGGCTGGGGCAGTATGTTGCAAAAAATTTATGAAGTTACCGGCGATAAAGAAAACTTGGTTGGCTATACTTTATCCGAGGAACAAACAAAATATATTAACGAAAAATACGGCTTTCACGTTGAATTTAAGGATTTTATAACCACGAAATACCAGGAAAACTCTTTTGATAAAATTTTCTCTATCGGAAGCTGGGAGCATGTAAGACAAAAAGATTTGTTGCTCTTATCTCAAAAGTTGCGGAAAGCCATAAAGCCCAACGGCAGGATAGTTCATCATTTTTTCTGTCAAATAGACGAAGTGCCTTGCCCTAACGCGCTAGCGGGCGGACTTAGTATTTTCCCTGGTTCCGAACTTTCTTCGCTTCAAAATCATTTAAACATCTTTGAGAAGGCCGGTTTTAGGATCGTCCACCATTCAATCCACGATTACCGTCCCACTTTGAGAGCCTGGTTTGAACGATTAGCAGAAAATAAAAACAGGGCCATAGAATTAGTTGGATTAAAAAATTATAACAAATATCTTTATTTTTTCGCCGGCATATGGAAACTTTTTGATGACCATAACTTGTTGATAATGAGGTTCGTGTTGGAGCCAAATTCTATAGAGTAA
- a CDS encoding MgtC/SapB family protein has protein sequence MFKTMYGDFLTPETVWMIKQLTLAAVLGMIIGFEREHRRKPAGLRTYTLVALGAALFTILSSASVAGTSFDPARIAANVVVGIGFIGAGLIFMRGGHMEGLTTAAGLWATAAIGMAAGFGFSAIAVYAAILVLLVLWALRFLESTIHGNE, from the coding sequence ATGTTTAAAACTATGTACGGCGATTTTTTGACTCCGGAAACCGTTTGGATGATAAAACAGCTGACGCTGGCCGCGGTTTTGGGGATGATAATCGGTTTTGAAAGAGAGCACCGGAGAAAGCCGGCGGGGCTGCGGACTTACACGCTTGTCGCTTTGGGGGCGGCGCTTTTTACGATACTTTCCTCCGCCAGTGTCGCGGGCACTTCTTTTGACCCGGCGCGAATTGCCGCCAATGTTGTGGTGGGTATCGGCTTCATCGGCGCAGGGCTCATTTTTATGCGCGGCGGGCATATGGAGGGGCTTACCACGGCGGCCGGGCTCTGGGCGACCGCCGCCATAGGCATGGCGGCAGGGTTCGGCTTTTCGGCGATTGCAGTTTACGCGGCGATTTTGGTTCTTCTCGTCCTTTGGGCGCTCCGTTTTTTGGAAAGCACTATCCACGGCAATGAATGA
- a CDS encoding MFS transporter: MRIHINITVNRAVQILLVYLFAINVAAGLFGPLFAIFITGFIEGATLKTVGFALALYAIAKSVLQIPLAKVLDTKKGERDDFYILMAGALIEVLYPFALIFISQIWHLYTLEILAGFSSAALMASYYSLFARHVDKGAEGFEWSLFSVGGLTISSAIGAAIGGVLADIFGFRLLFILAGAINFVVFFVLIRLYPLLDGARPAALPPFTPIPKNPATKH; this comes from the coding sequence ATGCGCATTCACATAAACATCACCGTAAACCGAGCTGTGCAGATTTTGCTGGTTTATCTTTTTGCCATTAACGTGGCCGCGGGGCTCTTCGGGCCGCTTTTTGCTATTTTTATCACGGGTTTTATTGAAGGCGCGACTTTAAAAACGGTCGGTTTTGCTTTGGCGCTTTACGCTATCGCAAAGTCAGTTTTACAGATTCCGTTAGCGAAAGTTTTGGATACTAAAAAAGGCGAAAGAGATGATTTTTATATCCTCATGGCCGGAGCGCTAATTGAGGTATTGTATCCTTTTGCCCTCATTTTTATATCGCAAATTTGGCATCTTTACACACTGGAAATATTGGCGGGTTTTAGCTCCGCGGCGCTTATGGCGTCTTATTATTCCTTGTTTGCGCGCCATGTGGACAAAGGAGCGGAGGGCTTTGAGTGGAGTTTGTTTAGTGTGGGAGGGCTCACTATTTCCAGCGCAATAGGAGCTGCGATAGGAGGAGTGCTCGCGGATATTTTCGGATTTAGATTGCTTTTTATCTTGGCCGGAGCTATAAACTTCGTCGTGTTTTTTGTTTTGATTCGTCTTTACCCTTTGCTTGACGGCGCTCGGCCGGCCGCCCTTCCGCCCTTTACGCCGATTCCTAAAAATCCGGCAACAAAACATTAA
- a CDS encoding MBL fold metallo-hydrolase yields the protein MTRLSFYGAAQEVTGSCFLLESESAGRRTKILVDCGLFQCPKFCDIRSREPFPFGPESIDALFVTHAHIDHTGRIPKLIKDGFRGKIFSSHATKELAELMLKDSVGVLEKEARREGEGPLYSEADVDKAASLWEAKETHEEIKIGGFSAALYDAGHILGSAMAVFDSGGERILFSGDIGNAESILQRSAEVVKKPTCLIMESTYGDRAHESAERVLMLERVIERTVKQGGVLMIPAFALERTQELLSVISKMMGEKQIPKIPVYLDSPLSIKATSIYEKYLKIPFFKFPGVNFSLTTEESKKINGVPPPKIIIAGSGMSTGGRILHHERRYLPDERSTLLIVSYQAPGSLGRRIEDGAKSVEIFGEEIPVRCRVEVISGYSAHADRDALFEFVRAHSDTLKKVYAVHGEPKSSLALVQKIRDNLGIPAYAPKYGESVEI from the coding sequence ATGACCCGGCTTTCTTTTTACGGCGCGGCACAGGAGGTTACCGGAAGCTGTTTTTTGCTTGAATCGGAATCCGCTGGCCGGCGGACAAAAATTTTGGTGGATTGCGGGCTGTTTCAGTGTCCGAAATTCTGCGATATTCGGAGCCGCGAGCCATTTCCGTTCGGCCCGGAAAGCATAGATGCGCTTTTTGTGACCCATGCGCACATTGACCACACCGGTAGGATTCCGAAACTCATAAAAGACGGCTTTCGCGGAAAGATTTTTTCCAGCCACGCGACCAAAGAGCTGGCGGAACTTATGTTAAAAGACAGCGTCGGCGTTTTGGAGAAAGAGGCGAGGCGCGAGGGCGAGGGGCCGTTGTATTCCGAAGCCGACGTGGATAAGGCGGCGTCTTTGTGGGAAGCAAAAGAAACGCACGAGGAGATAAAAATAGGCGGCTTTTCCGCGGCTCTTTACGACGCCGGGCACATATTAGGTTCGGCCATGGCCGTTTTTGACTCCGGCGGCGAGCGGATTTTATTCAGTGGAGACATCGGCAACGCTGAAAGCATTTTGCAAAGGTCTGCGGAGGTGGTCAAAAAACCGACTTGTTTGATTATGGAATCAACCTACGGCGACCGCGCCCACGAAAGCGCAGAGAGGGTTTTGATGCTGGAACGGGTGATTGAGCGGACTGTAAAACAGGGAGGAGTTTTAATGATTCCCGCTTTCGCTTTGGAGAGGACGCAGGAGCTTTTATCGGTGATATCCAAAATGATGGGAGAAAAACAAATCCCTAAAATTCCAGTTTATCTGGACAGCCCTCTTTCAATCAAGGCGACGTCAATTTACGAAAAATATTTGAAGATTCCATTTTTTAAGTTTCCCGGCGTCAATTTTTCCCTGACCACCGAAGAATCCAAAAAAATAAACGGCGTCCCGCCGCCTAAAATTATTATCGCCGGTTCGGGGATGTCGACCGGTGGGAGGATTTTGCATCATGAGCGGAGATATTTGCCCGACGAAAGAAGCACCCTTCTCATTGTAAGCTACCAGGCGCCCGGCTCTCTGGGCAGGCGCATAGAGGACGGCGCAAAAAGCGTTGAGATTTTCGGCGAGGAAATTCCGGTCAGATGCCGCGTTGAGGTGATTTCCGGCTATTCCGCGCACGCCGACCGCGACGCGCTTTTTGAATTCGTCCGCGCCCACTCCGACACGCTTAAAAAGGTCTACGCTGTCCACGGCGAGCCGAAATCCTCTTTGGCTCTCGTCCAAAAAATCCGTGACAATCTTGGTATTCCGGCCTATGCCCCAAAATACGGCGAGAGTGTTGAGATTTAA